One window of the Lytechinus pictus isolate F3 Inbred chromosome 5, Lp3.0, whole genome shotgun sequence genome contains the following:
- the LOC129262430 gene encoding uncharacterized protein LOC129262430 encodes MGPRRTLAKLTYITILVFGFICGILNFQHLWHIEPEIPRTRLSLSRKTGHGKLQKKDHSLGSGSESWLNFPSLRVEKRPAGEKEMDESAEEEDIMKLREDVEIALLRLEMAKRLRHRDVSIKYPGNFGQAKLKAVYTSEDKSPNTDDLHQRTEQHDTRKHEIQNNGIGIDKLFKKLNDIDDYLEKEEDAVIKDDPNLNADVERAVPVLNVKRYVDEPVDPHEYNYIYNPSHVCLDKDGHPRRVFIIFLVVTAPGHFQRRHVVRHTYGDQKQWPALKRGIFATVFLLGKTFNATLQRMIDEEAQKHNDILQEDFIDTYANLSRKTVMGLKWVTNHCRHAYFAMKIDDDSMINQGRFLWIFKESSFTNWTASETMWEAPVLRSNLSKYYISKEYYPAPTYPPYMNGPGYVMSSDLVEAGYHMALKTPLFPWEDVFLGTCFKKMGFKPVQHKRFLWISDPGFFTGNSERTIVTSIRSYVVVSNLHPDTMKFVWFTCKIKLIKPR; translated from the coding sequence ATGGGGCCGCGCCGAACCCTGGCCAAGCTAACCTACATCACCATTCTGGTATTTGGATTCATCTGTGGAATACTCAACTTCCAACATTTATGGCACATAGAGCCCGAAATCCCTCGAACTCGATTGTCTCTCTCGAGAAAGACTGGACATGGAAAACTCCAGAAAAAAGACCATAGTTTGGGCAGCGGTAGTGAGAGTTGGCTGAACTTCCCAAGTCTACGGGTGGAAAAGAGGCCCGCTGGCGAAAAGGAGATGGATGAGAGTGCAGAAGAAGAGGATATCATGAAACTCCGTGAAGATGTAGAAATAGCCCTTCTAAGGTTGGAGATGGCAAAAAGGTTGAGGCACCGAGATGTTTCCATTAAATATCCGGGTAATTTTGGACAGGCAAAATTGAAAGCGGTGTATACTTCTGAGGATAAATCACCCAATACCGATGACTTACATCAGAGGACGGAACAGCACGATACCAGGAAACATGAAATACAGAATAATGGCATAGGTAtagataaattatttaaaaaattaaatgatattgatgattatttAGAAAAGGAGGAAGATGCTGTGATCAAGGATGACCCTAATCTCAATGCGGATGTTGAACGGGCTGTGCCTGTTTTAAATGTTAAACGCTACGTGGACGAGCCTGTAGACCCGCATGAGTACAACTATATTTACAATCCATCCCATGTCTGTTTAGACAAAGATGGACACCCTCGTAGGGTCTTTATAATCTTCCTGGTAGTCACCGCACCAGGACACTTCCAGAGGAGGCATGTCGTCAGACACACCTATGGTGACCAGAAACAATGGCCTGCCCTGAAGAGAGGTATCTTCGCCACGGTGTTCCTTCTAGGGAAGACCTTCAACGCTACTCTGCAGAGGATGATAGATGAAGAGGCCCAGAAACACAACGACATCCTCCAGGAGGACTTCATTGATACCTATGCGAACCTCTCCCGGAAGACGGTTATGGGACTGAAGTGGGTGACAAATCACTGTCGTCACGCGTATTTCGCCATGAAGATAGACGACGACTCCATGATTAATCAGGGTCGGTTTCTGTGGATCTTCAAGGAATCTTCGTTCACCAACTGGACAGCCTCCGAAACCATGTGGGAAGCACCAGTGTTGCGTAGCAATTTAAGCAAGTACTACATCTCCAAGGAATACTACCCCGCCCCAACATACCCACCGTACATGAACGGTCCTGGTTATGTGATGTCGTCGGACTTGGTTGAAGCAGGGTACCACATGGCTCTCAAGACACCCCTCTTCCCGTGGGAAGATGTCTTCCTAGGAACGTGCTTCAAGAAGATGGGGTTCAAGCCAGTTCAGCATAAACGCTTCTTGTGGATATCAGACCCTGGATTTTTCACTGGTAACAGCGAGAGGACCATCGTCACATCGATACGTTCCTATGTTGTGGTATCAAACCTTCACCCAGATACCATGAAGTTTGTTTGGTTTACGTGCAAGATCAAATTAATAAAACCGAGGTGA
- the LOC129260516 gene encoding beta-1,3-galactosyltransferase 1-like: MLACLKRIHLAQGFATFVLGAVFMYSIQIFYSYPTLEKYSRSTVRATVDADRKHNLGFDDGNVDRIPLNHGHNAQSETYSRVGHTLYKMVDHARGNGEQNKFALMIDEAERLLAEDIEKESGELPKEGEKKIEPEPKRRDTTYNKDRTITRHQRYVDEPIDAHEYDYLLKPHACSKVDGKRLKMFLIFIVSTAPWNFERRMLIRNTYGNKRKWPLLSSGTFRTVFLLGAVGNQTLQNTIRSEHETYRDIVQEDFLDSYGNLTLKTVMGLKWVTNHCRHARYTMKIDDDTMIHQEKLLQLLKYAPAVNFTAAGTLIKTPVIRDRRNKHYISETYYPSPTYPPYLNGPGYLLSTDLAEGLYKVAVRTPLFPWEDVFLGICLKQLGIIPRVYRNFIFIQAREFHNKARLVDMFLKHRTVVSNLAPEDMMLMWTIGSIE, encoded by the coding sequence ATGCTCGCGTGTCTGAAGAGGATACATCTTGCTCAAGGATTCGCAACTTTCGTTCTTGGTGCAGTTTTCATGTACAGCATACAGATCTTCTACAGTTACCCAACTTTGGAAAAATATTCTAGGTCTACTGTGCGTGCGACTGTTGATGCTGACAGGAAACACAATCTTGGCTTTGATGATGGTAACGTGGACAGGATCCCACTTAATCATGGACACAATGCACAAAGTGAAACGTACAGCAGGGTCGGGCATACCTTATACAAGATGGTGGATCATGCAAGAGGAAATGGAGagcaaaataaatttgcattGATGATAGATGAGGCAGAACGTCTGCTGGCTGAGGATATCGAGAAGGAAAGTGGTGAGTTACCaaaggagggggagaagaaaaTTGAGCCTGAACCGAAGCGAAGGGATACTACCTATAATAAAGATAGGACAATAACACGACACCAGCGCTATGTGGATGAACCCATCGATGCTCACGAGTATGATTACCTACTTAAGCCACATGCCTGTTCGAAGGTGGATGGGAAAAGGTTGAAAATGTTTCTCATATTCATTGTAAGTACAGCACCCTGGAACTTCGAGAGAAGGATGTTGATCCGAAACACGTACGGAAACAAGCGCAAGTGGCCCCTGCTTTCTTCCGGCACTTTCCGGACAGTCTTTCTTCTCGGTGCAGTTGGTAATCAGACGCTCCAGAACACGATCCGGAGCGAACATGAAACCTACAGGGATATCGTCCAGGAGGATTTCCTAGACAGCTACGGAAACCTGACGTTGAAGACGGTCATGGGACTGAAGTGGGTGACCAACCACTGCAGACATGCCAGATACACCATGAAGATAGACGACGACACCATGATCCATCAAGAGAAACTACTTCAGCTGCTGAAGTATGCACCGGCTGTGAACTTCACAGCGGCAGGAACACTGATCAAGACCCCGGTGATACGAGACAGAAGAAACAAGCACTACATCTCAGAGACCTATTACCCCTCGCCTACCTACCCCCCTTATCTCAATGGACCAGGGTACCTGCTATCGACTGACCTAGCAGAAGGATTATACAAGGTGGCCGTCAGAACTCCCTTGTTTCCATGGGAAGATGTATTCTTGGGGATTTGCCTGAAGCAGCTTGGGATAATACCAAGAGTATATCGCAACTTCATATTCATCCAAGCCAGGGAGTTTCATAACAAGGCTAGATTAGTGGACATGTTTTTAAAACACCGCACCGTGGTCTCGAACCTAGCTCCCGAAGACATGATGCTTATGTGGACCATAGGATCAATTGAATAA